A DNA window from Castanea sativa cultivar Marrone di Chiusa Pesio chromosome 7, ASM4071231v1 contains the following coding sequences:
- the LOC142642646 gene encoding F-box/kelch-repeat protein At3g23880-like, translating to MSQTTTTMRELVPDDVVEDILARLPVKSLTRFRCVSKSCNSIITDPIFITKHLKLNLDQSESSMSTNTHNGYLLYTTEDKDSSSSYKELCTIVCNNDRTLTQVSRFEIPSFFDKYMIVGFCNGLFCLASREKELCHIIYLWNPSIRMFKKLVATRFNRKHNERAAIGFAYDSLNNDFKILRIVCNAMFNESEAEAEIYTLSSDSWRKVVVSMESLRGYEPNIGTICDVWGPFKFYNGALHALAFTVGYSFILSFDISDESFHEIMMPRNHLDEVSINFTELAVYKGLPADFVFAPGHGNELGGRILCYIWVMEEYGVAKSWTRKFVIPMEWVWIGHFFGCTNNGELLIKNASGLVSIDPESQNQNIFAIEDANWVAFSANSMESLVLLDGGSFITQNVYTNREGGREEEEKKNSNVCSMDDLGGASGSGGGLGSGSSGDGNSRATS from the exons ATGTCTCAAACTACAACAACAATGCGCGAGCTTGTTCCAGACGACGTCGTAGAAGACATCCTGGCTCGGCTACCAGTGAAATCCTTAACCCGGTTCAGGTGCGTTTCGAAATCTTGTAACTCCATCATCACTGACCCCATCTtcattaccaaacacttgaagcTCAACCTTGACCAATCCGAATCATCAATGTCCACAAACACTCACAATGGGTATTTGCTATATACTACAGAGGATAAGGATAGTTCATCATCTTACAAAGAATTGTGTACAATTGTTTGCAACAACGACCGCACACTGACCCAGGTTTCTAGGTTTGAAATCCCCTCTTTTTTTGACAAGTACATGATTGTTGGTTTCTGTAATGGCTTGTTCTGCCTAGCTAGTCGTGAGAAAGAACTTTGTCACATTATTTATTTGTGGAACCCGAGTATTAGAATGTTTAAGAAACTTGTAGCTACTCGCTTTAATCGCAAGCATAATGAAAGAGCCGCTATTGGATTTGCTTATGATTCTCTGAACAACGACTTCAAGATTCTGAGAATTGTGTGTAATGCGATGTTCAATGAATCAGAAGCTGAAGCAGAGATTTACACGTTAAGTTCGGATTCGTGGAGAAAGGTTGTAGTATCGATGGAGTCCTTAAGAGGGTATGAACCCAACATTGGGACTATTtgtgatgtttggggacctttcaaattttataatggAGCTCTGCACGCTTTAGCTTTTACTGTTGGCTATTCTTTCATTTTGTCCTTTGACATTAGTGATGAGAGCTTCCATGAGATAATGATGCCTCGTAATCACTTAGATGAAGTGTCTATAAACTTCACTGAACTTGCAGTTTACAAGGGATTGCCAGCCGATTTTGTTTTCGCACCTGGTCATGGTAATGAGCTTGGTGGGAGAATCTTATGCTACATATGGGTTATGGAGGAGTACGGTGTGGCCAAGTCTTGGACTAGAAAATTTGTGATACCAATGGAATGGGTTTGGATAGGTCATTTCTTTGGCTGCACTAACAATGGTGAACTTCTCATTAAGAATGCCTCTGGGCTGGTTTCAATTGATCCTGAGAGTCAAAATCAGAACATTTTCGCCATTGAAGATGCTAATTGGGTGGCTTTCTCGGCTAATTCAATGGAGAGCTTGGTTTTACTTGATGGGG GCTCATTCATTACTCAAAATGTTTACACAAatagagagggagggagagaggaagaggagaagaagaactCCAATGTTTGCTCCATGGATGACCTAGGCGGTGCTTCGGGCAGCGGTGGTGGCCTAGGCAGTGGCAGCAGTGGCGATGGCAACAGCAGGGCAacttcataa
- the LOC142642726 gene encoding F-box/kelch-repeat protein At3g23880-like yields the protein MSQTTTTMRERVPDDVVEDILARLPMKSLTRFRCVSKSCNSIITDPIFITKHLKLNLNQSESSMSTNTHNGYLLYTTMDSSSSSKELCTVVCNNDRTLTQVSRFEIPSFFDKYMIVGFCNGLFCLASRQKELCHIVYLWNPSIRMFKKLVATRFNRKDNERAAIGFAYDSLNSDFKILRIVCNAMFNESQAEAEIYTLSSDSWRKVEISMESLRGCAVTEPKLGTIYCVWGPFTFYNGALHAFASTVGYSFILSFDISDESFHEIMMPRNHLDGVTMNLPKLAVYKGLPANFIFAHDLGNVRNGSVLCHVWVMEEYGVPESWTRKFVIPMEWVRWEHFFGCTNNGELLINNATGLVSIDPESQNQNILAIEDANWVAFSANSMESLVLLDGDRESEREEEEKNSNVCSMDDLGGGGALGSGGGLGSSSSGLGSSGVGNGHSRATS from the exons ATGTCTCAAACTACAACAACAATGCGCGAGCGTGTTCCGGACGACGTCGTAGAAGACATCCTGGCTCGGCTACCAATGAAATCCTTAACCCGTTTCAGGTGCGTTTCGAAATCTTGTAACTCCATCATCACTGACCCCATCTtcattaccaaacacttgaagcTCAACCTTAACCAATCCGAATCATCAATGTCCACAAACACTCACAATGGGTATTTGCTATATACTACAATGGATAGTTCATCATCTTCCAAAGAATTGTGTACGGTTGTTTGCAACAACGACCGCACACTGACCCAGGTTTCTAGGTTTGAAATCCCCTCTTTTTTTGACAAGTATATGATTGTTGGTTTCTGTAATGGCTTGTTCTGCCTAGCTAGTCGTCAGAAAGAACTTTGCCACATTGTTTATTTGTGGAACCCAAGTATTAGAATGTTTAAAAAACTTGTAGCTACTCGCTTTAATCGCAAGGATAATGAAAGAGCCGCTATTGGATTTGCTTATGATTCTCTGAACAGCGACTTCAAGATTCTGAGAATTGTGTGTAATGCGATGTTCAATGAATCACAAGCTGAAGCAGAGATTTACACGTTAAGTTCGGATTCGTGGAGGAAGGTTGAAATATCAATGGAGTCCTTAAGAGGGTGTGCAGTGACTGAACCCAAACTTGGGACTATTTATTGTGTTTGGGGTCCCTTTACATTTTATAATGGAGCTCTGCATGCTTTTGCATCTACCGTCGGCTATTCATTCATTTTGTCCTTTGACATTAGCGATGAGAGCTTCCATGAGATAATGATGCCTCGTAATCACTTAGATGGAGTGACTATGAATTTACCTAAACTTGCAGTGTACAAGGGATTGCcagctaattttatttttgctcaTGATCTTGGCAATGTGCGTAATGGGAGTGTCTTATGCCACGTATGGGTTATGGAGGAGTATGGTGTGCCCGAGTCTTGGACTAGAAAATTTGTGATACCAATGGAATGGGTTCGGTGGGAACATTTCTTTGGCTGCACTAACAATGGTGAACTTCTCATTAACAATGCCACTGGGCTGGTTTCAATTGACCCTGAGAGTCAAAATCAGAACATTCTTGCAATTGAAGATGCTAATTGGGTGGCTTTCTCAGCTAATTCAATGGAGAGCTTGGTTTTACTTGATGGGG atagagagagtgagagagaggaggaggagaagaacTCCAATGTTTGCTCCATGGATGACCTAGGCGGTGGCGGTGCTTTGGGCAGCGGTGGTGGCCTAGGCAGTAGCAGCAGTGGGCTGGGCAGTAGTGGCGTTGGCAATGGCCACAGCAGGGCGacttcataa